The Acidobacteriota bacterium DNA segment TCGTCGAAGGCACGTTCGAGCCGTTCCGCGAGCGGCTCACGCGCCTGCTCGATCCCGCGCAGGCGATCACGCTCGACGAGCTCGACGCGCGGGGGCTCGGTGACATCGCCGGGCGCTTCGTGCGACACGACGGCGCCGACTTCCTCGTGGCCTCGTATGCAACTGCGGTGACGTCAGACGCCGTCGAACACCTGCGCGCGCAGGTCGCGGCGCAACCCGGCATGGTCCTCACGGGCTTGCCGCTCGTGAACGCCGCGCTCGCCGCGCGTCTTCCGCGCGAACTCGGTGCCGGCCTCGGCGTGGGGGCCTGCGTCGTGATCCTGCTGATCTGGCTCGAGTTCCGCGCGCTGCGACCCACGCTGCTGTCGCTGCTGCCCACGGCGTGCGGCATCATCTGGGGATTGGGGCTGCTTGGCTGGGCCGGCGTGGTGCTCGATCTGTTCAGCGTCTTCGCCGTGCTGATGTTCCTCGGCATCGGCGTGGACTACGGCATCCACCTGCTGCATCCGACGCTCGGCGCCGAAGGAGTCGGCATCTCGGAGGCGCTGTCGCTCGTGGGTCCCGCGCTGCTGCTGGCCGGGGCGACCACCGTGGCTGGATTCGGCACGCTGATGTGGTCATCGTATGGGCCGCTGCAGTCCCTGGGTTTCGTTTCGGTCGCCACCATCTCGTCGGCCATGATTGCGTCGATGCTCGTCCTGCCGGCGTGGATCCTCGGCCGTGAGGCCTCGCGATGAAGGTGTGCGCGCTCGTCCCCGCGTTCAACGAAGCGCGCGCGGTGGGTGATGTCGTGCGTGGAGCCATCGCGCACGTCGATCGCGTGCTGGTGGTCGACGATGGCTCGACGGACGGGACAGGTGACGTCGCTGCCGCCGCGGGCGCCGAGGTGATGCGGCTCGACGCCAACAGCGGCAAGGGAACCGCCATCCGCGCCGGGTTGTCGCGCATCCTGCAGGGCGACGTGACGCACGTGCTGTTCATGGACGGCGACATGCAGCATCGCCCCCAGGAGATCCCCGCGCTGCTGGCGGAGGCGGAACGATCCGGCGCGGCGATGGTCATCGGCGAGCGCGTCTTCGTGCGCGAGGAGATGCCGGCGTCGCGCTACTGGGCGAACGTGATCGGGAGCTGGGCACTGGCCACGTTGATGGGCGTCGACCTCGCAGACACGCAATCGGGCTTCCGCGTGATGCGGACCGACGTGCTGCGACAGATCCCGATCGAAGCGACGGGTTACGAGTTCGAGACGGAGATGATCGTGAAGCTCGCGCGGCGCGGCGCGCGCATCGCACGCGTCCCGATCCGCGCCGTGTACGCGGGACAGTCGAGCAAGATCAGGCCGGTGCGCGACACGACGCGCAACATCGTGCTGGCGCTGGTGTACAGGTTCCTGCGCCCCAGCGGAAAGGACAGGCGATGAACACGCAGGCCCCGGTGCGATGGGTCTCCCACCGTCTCAACGGCACCTTCATCGTCGGCGGCAGCTACCTGGGATCGCGGTATGCGCCGTTGCCGATCTCGTGGCCCGTGGCGCACGCCGGGGCCTGGCTGGTGAGCCGGTTGATGCCGAGCGTGCGCGACGCCATCGTCGACAACCTCCGCGCGGTGTTCCCGCATGAAACGGAGAGGCAGTTGCGGCGGCGCGCGTATCGCACCTGTCACACGTACACCGACGACTGGATGGACTTCATGCGCGCGCTGTCGTGGTCGCGCGAGACGGTGCTCGAACGCTTCTCGTACGAACGATCGGACCGCCTCCGCGACGCGCTGTCGGCCGGACGCGGCGCCATCCTCGTGACGGGACACTTCGGCAACTGGGAAGCGGGCGCCGTGCTGATGAAGGCGCTTGGCGTCCCGTTGTCCGTCGTGGCGATGCCGGAGCCCGATCCCACCGTCAACGCGATCAGGCACCGCGTGCGCGAGGAACTCGAGGCCGACACGATCGAAGTGCGGCAGTCGCTCGACACGCCCCTCCAGATCCGCCGGCGATTGTCGGAAGGGCGCGCTGTGGCGATGTTGATGGACCGTCACGTCGGACGCGATCGCGTGCCTGTGACGATGTTCGGACGGCGCGCCCATTTCCTTGGTGCGCCTGCGCTGCTTGCGTATCTGACCGGCGCGCCGCTCGTCCCCATCTTCCTGGTTCGCGAAGGACGCGGCCGCTTCCGCGCACGCCCGCAGGATCCGATCCTGCTGGATCGCACCGCCGATCGCGACGAGCAGGTGCACCGCGCCGCGCAGCGCATGGCCACGCTGCTCGAACGCGAGATCGCCGCACGCCCCGATTGCTGGTACCAGTTCTACAGGTACTGGGACACGCAGGGCGATGTGCCCGCAGACGACGCACAGGCTGCATCGTCGATCGAAGCCACGCCCACCGCCATGCGAGACGTTCCGTAAGTGGACCCTGTCTCACACCTGTTGTTCGCGCGCATGGTCGCCGCGCTGCGCCCCGCGCGCGACCTGCCGCGCGGCGTGGTGGCCGCGACGGTGCTCGGCGGGATTGCACCGGACGTCGACGCCGCAATCATGGCTGTCGGCTGGGACGTCTACCTGCGGTGGCACGACGCCGGTACGCACGCGCTCGCCGGCACGCCGTTGGTGGCGCTGGCAACTGGCGCGTTCGTGCGGACGTGGGCCCCCTCGACGTCCCTCGTCGGCCTCACCTTCGCCGCATGGCTCGGCGTGCTGAGCCACGTGTTCTTCGACCTCTATTCAGGCGCCGGCATCCGGCTGCTCTGGCCTGTCTCGGATCGACTGATCTCGGCCCCGATCGCAGCGATGGCCGATCCCGGTGCGCTCGTCGTGCTGCTGGTCGGCGCGTTCGCCCTGTGGGTGTGGCCGCGCGTCCCACGCACGGCGGCGGCGCTGGTGATGGCGTTGCTCGCCGTCGTGAGCGCGGCACGGCTCACCACGCGGGCGTGGGCGACCAGCGCGTACGAGCAGGCAGCGAGCGCAGTGGGGGCGGCTACAGACGCCGTGGCCATCGAAGCCGAGTGGGGATCGGTGGCCGGCTGGGCGTTCTTCGACCGCACCACCGATGGACGCATCAGGGCATGGTCGATCGACGGCTGGACCGGAGAAGCACGCCTGCGTTTCGACATCCCACCCGAGCGGCACACGCCGTTCGCGCAGGCCTCGCTCGCTGATTTCGCCACGGCCCACAACTTCGTGCCGACGCATCAGTTCGCGTTCGCGGCCGAGCGGCACAACGAGGATGGGAGCCGCGTGGTCTTCTGGTCCGATGCGCGCTTCTGTTGGGACCCTTCGGAGCGATACGACGCCCAGGAGGACGTGCCGCATCAGGACGTCAGGCCAGCGACAGGCCCCGTCCGCTGCGCGCTCTGGTTCGGTGGCTCGTACGACGCCGATCAGCGTCCCGTCGAAGCGCTCGTGTGGTTGGGCGGGCATCTGCAACGGCGATCGCCACGCCGCTGGATGATGGAGTAGTTACGGGCTCGAGACTCAGGAGCGCGGCGACGCGGTGATCAGGACATTGGCGAACGGCGTGCCTTCGGCCATGGGCTGCACGTGCGGGGTGAAGCCTTCCTCTTCGAGGAGCGCGCGCCATTCGCGCTGCGAGCGGAAGGCGAAGCGCTGGCGCCAGTTGCCTGTCACGAGCGCCTTGAGGGCGTTGCCCAGCCTGACCATCGCGAACCGCCAGCCGGCGTCGGTGTCTGCCTCGCGCACCAGGAGGCGGCCCGTCGGCGCGAGCGTCGCACGCACCGCCCGCAGCAGCGTCCGCTGGTCATCGTCCGGCATCATGTGCAGCACGTCGAACAACAGCACGACGTCGGCGTTCGGCAGGCCGTGATCGCGCGCGTCTGCGCTGGTGATCTCCGCTTCGTGCTCGAGCGCGCGCGCGGCAATCTGCGAAACCCGCCGCCGCGACTCGACGCCGACGAGACGTGAGAACGCGGGAGGCGCCGGCCGCGTCGTATCCCACTCGCCCTGCGCGGCGGTGGCCTGCGCTTCGGCCACCAGTGCCAGCGTGAGTCCTTGTCCGCATCCGATGTCGAGCAGCGTTCCTGTCGCTCCCGAGAATGTCGAGCCGAGAGCCGCGGCGTAGACCGGATCGCCCGAGAGCTTGCCGCGCGCGAATTCCCAGGCGGTGATGCCCGAGTCGAGATACCTGTCGCTGGCCCGCCGGACGAGGACCTGGAGGAAGGGGTCGGAGGCCGGGCGGCGGAGGAGGTATGTCACGAACGCGCCGATGGCGCCCACGATCACTCCAACGACCAGGCTGCCGACCAGGAGGTCTGCGCCGAAGCTCCACACGCGGTCGCGCCCGAGCATGTCCCACGAGAGCGTGAGGGCGCTGCCACGACGGATGACCGCCCCGGCCTGCACTTCCGCATAGAGCAGCGCCGGGATGATCAGGGGGTTGATGACGTTGGCAGCCAGGTACATCTTGAGCCGGTTCAGCCTGAACATCAGGCCGAGCAGCCAGCACAGCGCCAGGTGGATCCCCCAGAACGGGGTGCAGCCGATCGTCAGGCCCAGGCCGACCGCCAGCGACTCCCTGATGCGGGTGTCTCCCTCGGTGCGCAGCGTGTGGAGCGCGCGTTGCAATCGCGACGCACGCGACAGCGCCCGGGAGCTGCCCGCCAACGGAGCCGTGGTCATCTTCAGGTATTATGACGACTCGTCCCGCGTGTCTGCTTGCGGGGTCGCCGTGCAGTGATGCCCAGATTCACGGCCACGACGCCGGTCTCGCTCGCTCCCCTCGCCCCGCACCCGCCCGTCTGGGTAGAGGATCTGCTTGGCCCCGAGCCCATCCGCTCGCACGCGGACACGGCGTCCGGGTCGGTCGAGGTACGCACGGGCCCCGAGTTCACGCACGTCGCCATCTCGATCCCGCGCGCGCATGCGCTGCCGCCCGACGATCTCCACACGTACGTGAAGGACGCCTACCTGTCGGTGGCCGCCACACTCAACGCGCAGCAGCGCCATCCGGTGCGGTTCTGGAACTTCGTCCCGCGTATCCACACGCCCTGCGGGCCAGACCTCGACCGGTACATGGTGTTCAACGGCGGGCGCTTCGCCGCGTTCGAGCACTGGCACGGGTCGCCCAACGCGTTCGATCACACGCTGGCATCTGCATCGGGTGTCGGCGTCCTCGGCGACGACCTCGCCATCCACTGCCTGGCCACCATCGACGCGGGTCAACCCGTGGAGAACCCGCGCCAGGTGCCCGCCTATCGGTACTCGCAGCGCTACGGCCCGCGTCCGCCATGTTTCGCCAGAGCGACGATGCTGGCGCGGCCCGTGCGTGGGATGTGGTGGCTGCTGGTCGCGGGGACAGCCAGTATTCGCGGCGAGTCGACGGTGCACATCGGCGACGTCCACGCGCAGACGCTGGAGACCCTCGAGAATCTCGACGCGCTGCTCGCGGCGGCCGAGACCCGGCGCGGCCAGGAAGGCGCGAAGGCGTACTTCACCAGCCTGCGCGTCTACATCGTGCGGCCCGACGATCACGCCGTCGTGCGCGGCCTCATCGAATCCCGCTTCGGCGACGTGGCCGACATCGAGTTCGCACAGGCCGAAGTCTGCCGCGCCGATCTCCTCGTGGAGATCGAGGGCATCGCCGCGCTCTGACCTTCTCGTAAGGCCGGGCTCGGAGGGCCGGCCCTACCGTCTGACGTCGGCCAACGTCAGACTCCCTCTCGCCACCAGTACGCCGTCGGCTGTCACGGTCCCCTCGATCTTGTAGAGGCCGCCCATGCGTCCCGCCACGCGGGCCGAGGCTTCCAGCGTCACGTCCGCGCCGCATCCTGCCGGGAACCTGAATCCGTCGACCGCCGCCACGCGCAGCGCACAAGGCACGGCAGGCTCACCCGGGTGCGGCGCGCCAGCCGCGAGCCCGCCCGTCTGCGCCAGCAGTTCGATCAGCACGATCGCCGGCACGACGGGGTTGCCGGGGAAATGCCCCTGGAAGAAGAAGTCGTCGGGCTGCGTCCGCCGGCGGCACACCGCCTCCCGTCCCGGGTCGATCGACACGACCTCGTCGACCAGTCGCATCGGCAGCGCGTGGGGCAACAACGAGAGAGGATCCACGGGCTTATCATCGCTCAGCGCATGTCGTCCCTCTCGCCACTCGCCGATGCCTTCGCTGCCGTACTGCGCGACAGGTCCGGCGACACGCTCCTCCTGGCACCAAGCGAATCGCGCACGCTGACGGCGGCGCACATCGATGAACACGCACGCCGAGTGGCGTCGGCGCTGGCCGCGCAGCACCTGACGCGAGGCCACCTCGTGATCGCCTGCATCGGCAACACGTGGGCGATGCCGTCCGTCCTGCTCGCGTGCCTGCGCGAAGGCCTGCCGTTGATGCCGGTGGACAAGAGCACGCCACCGGCGCAACTGCGCGCATTGGCGTCTCGCTGGGACGCCGCGGCGGTACTCGTACCTGATGCGGTCGATCTGCGAGCGCCCGACGATGGTGCGGACGGCGTGACGCTGCGTCGCGACGTGCCCGTCGCCGAGGGTGTCGCCGCGTGGCGCCCTCACGTGATGCCGACTCCCGGCCGCCACGCGCCGGCAGCCGTACTCAAACTCACATCCGGCAGCACAGGCGAACCGCGCGTCACGTGCTCGGAAGAGCGTCATCTCATCGCCGATGTGCAACAGATCGCCGACGCGATGGACATCGGTCCGCGCACGCGACAGCTCGGCGTGATTCCCCTGTCGCATTCCTACGGCTTCAGCAATCTCCTGCTGCCGCTGCTCTGGCAGGGATCACCACTCCTGCTCCGCCAGCAGTTCGTGCCCACGCAGGTCGGCCCCGACATCATCGATGGCGCACTCGCGACGTTGGCCGGCGTGCCGTTCATGTTCGAGCACCTCGCCCGTCACCAGGCGCTGCCCCCGCTCCCGTCGCTGCGACTCGTATTGTCGGCAGGCGCGCGCCTGCCGTTCGAGACAGTCACCGCCTTCCACACGGTCACCGGCCTGAAGGTGCGGTCGTTCTACGGGTCGAGCGAAACGGGCGGTATCTGCTTCGACGCGAACGACGCACTCGATCCGCGCGTGCCCGTCGGACAGGCGATGGGCGACACGCACGTCGAGCTCGTTGCCGATCCCGACGCGCCTGAGGGCTCGGGTCGCGTCCGTGTGTCGGGCCCCGCCGTGATCGATCGCTACGCGGGCGACACGGACGATCGCGTCGACGGCGCGTACCTCACGGGCGACTACGCACGCATGGACGCCGACGGCACGGTGGTCCTCACCGGTCGCCTGCCGTCGTTCGTCAACGTGGCCGGCCGCAAGGTGCAGCCACAAGAAGTGGAAGCCGCAATCCGCGCGCTGCCAGGCGTGCGCGACGCCGTTGCTGTCGGCATCGACGACAGCGTCCGCGGCCAGGCCCTCGCCGCCTGTGTCGAATCAGACCATCCATGGGACGCCCGCACCCTGCGCGAAGCCCTCGCCCCTCATCTCGCGCCGCACAAACTCCCCCGCGTCGTGATCGCCGTGCAACAGTTGCCTCTGACGGACCGAGGCAAGATAGATAGAGCGGCGGTGATCGGCGCACTGTCGAAGACGAATGCGTAAGGCAACAGTATCAGATGGAAATCCGCCGCGCCGTGCCCGATGATGCCGCGTTGCTCTCGCAACTGGCGGCGCGCACGTTCACCGAGACGTTTGGCCACCTCTATCCGCCGGACGACCTGCGGGCGTTCCTCGACGAGGCCTACGCGATAAAGGCACAGCGCGGCATCCTTGCCGATCCTGACTACGCCGTGTGGCTGCTGGAGCACGACGGCGAGGCGGTGGGCCATGCCGCTGCCGGCCCGTGCGGCCTGCCGCATCGGGAGGTCGCGAGCGGCGATGGGGAGCTCAAGCGCCTGTATGTGGTTCGCGGGCTCCAGGGCACCGGACACGGCACCCGCCTGATGCAGACGGCGATGGACTGGCTGCTGCGCGACGGCCCGCGCACGCTGTGGCTCGGCGTGTGGTCCGAGAACGTCGGCGCGCAGCGCTTCTACGCGCGCTACGGCTTCAGCAAGGCCGGCGAGTACCTGTTCCCCGTCGGCCGCACGCGGGATCGGGAGTTCATCCTGCGGCGGGAACCTCAGTAGTCCCTTACTTCCTCGCCGCCGGCGTGAGCGTCGTCTCGTGGCGCTCGCCGCCACGCATGTAGACGAGTTTCACGGGCACGCCGACCTTCAGCACATCGAGCGCATACGTATAGTCGTAGATGTTGGCGATCGTCTGCTCGCCGATCTGGACGAGGAGGTCGCCCTTCTGCAGGCCGGCCTGTTCGGCGGGACCACCACCGACGACGCCGCCGAGCAGCAATCCCTTGGCGTCAGTGGCGTAGTCGGGAATGGTGCCCGTGAAGATGCGCACGCCGGAGCGGCCGCCGGCCTGCTGCGTCTGCTCCACCTTGGCGAATGCGAGCGTCTCGTGCTGCTGTCCCACGCGCGACGCCAGCGTCACGGCGAAGTCGACGATGCGATCGAGATCCTCGTAGTTGATCTTGTCGGCCGTGTCGCTCGGCTTGTGATAGTCCACGTGCGTGCCGGTGAAGAACGCCAGGCTGGGCACGCTGACGGCATTGAAACTGGCCACGTCGGTGGGCTGATACGGATCGTCCTGCAGCACCAGGTCGAACCCCGCGGCAACGTTGGCGCGCTCGAGCGCCGCGCGCCAGCCCGGACTGGTGCCCACCGCCTGCACGGTGAGCTTGTTGTCCTGCATCCGGCCCACCATGTCGAAGTTGAAGTACGCGGCCATCTGCTCCACCGGCACGGGCGGCGTGTTGACGAACGCGTTCGATCCGATGAGACCGATCTCCTCCGCGGACCAGAAGGCCAGCAGCACGTGGCGCGCGCGCTGCGCCTTCGACAGGTCACGCCCCGCCGCGAGCACCGCCGCCGTGCCGGACGCGTTGTCGTCGGCGCCGTGGTGAATCGCACCGGCGGCGTCCTTGGGTGCCAGCGAGTTGCCGTGGCTGCCGCGTCCCAGGTGATCGTAGTGCGCGCCGAGCACCACCCACGGCTTGGGCAGCGCGATGCGTGCCGTGGCCGGCAGATAGCCGGCAACGTTGAAACCTTCCTGCTTCTCGCGTACCACGTTGGTCTTCAGCGTCAGCGTCACGTCAGGCAACGCGAATCCCGTGGTGTGCGGATTGGCCGAATCGAACGACTGCTGGATCTCTTCGAGCGAGCCCTTGCCGGCGCCGGCGAAGAGACCCTTCGCGACGTTGCCCGAGATACTGGCGGCGACAATGCCCGAACCCGCGAGCGCCGTGTCGAAACTCATGGGAATCGTCTCGCCGGCGTTGGGCGAGCGCGGTCCCGTGACAACGAGCAGCGCCTTCGCGCCGCGCTGCCGTGCCTGCATCGCCTTGTAGCGCAGGTCGGCGTAGCGCGCCAGGATCGCGCGCGTTTTCTCGTCGGCGTCCTCGGGGAAGTACCGGAAGACGATGACGATCTTGTCCTTGACGTCGAGCGTGGCGTAACTGTCGTACCCGAAGTTCTGCGACGCGGGGATGACGAGGCCGTACCCCGCGAACACGACGGGGCCGCTCACCTCGCCGTTGTCCGAGAAGGACAACGCCTGCACGTCTGCCGGCGTGTCGAAGGTCTCGGCCGCAACACGTACCGCGGAGCCGCCGTCCTTCACGCCCGCCGTGAAGCTGAATGGCAGCCGGAAGTCCGCCTGCCCGGGCAACGGCTGCGCGCCCATCTTCTTCAGTTCGCTCACCAGGTAGTCGGCGGCCAGGCGTGCCCCTTCGGAGCCTGCCTGTCGTCCTGCCAGACGCTCGGAGGCGAGCACCTCGACGTCGGCGCGCGTGCGCGACGCCGTGGCGACGGCCTGGGCGGTAACCGGAAGGGGAGCAGCAACCAGTGCCGCCGCGACGAGTGACAGGGCGGCGTTGCGCGCGCGCAGGATGTTCATGACGATCTCAGTTCTTTCGTAGGGGGGCGTTGCGAATCGCGTCGAGCGCCTTCTCGTGGTTCCACCGGGCGAGGAAGATCTGCCCGGCGCCGCTGCCGCTGCGCGACGAGGTGAACGCGATCTGCGTGCCGTCGGGTGAGGGCACCGGCAGGCCGTCGAAGCCGTCGGTATAGGTGACGCGCACCGGCTCCTTCGTGCCGGCCGCATCGACGATGAAGATCTCGAAGTTCTCGAATCCGAGCTTGTTCGAGGCAAACAGGATGTACTCGCCTGAGGCGTGCATGTACGGTGCCCAGCTCATCGAGTTGAAGTTCGTGATCTGGCGCTTGTCGCTGCCATCGAGGTTCATCGTCCAGATGTCGGCGACAAGGCCCTGTTCGTCGAAGCGACGCCACAGGATCCTCTTGCCGTCGGGCGTGAAGAAGGGCCCGCCGTCGTACCCCGGCGCCGTTGTCAGCCGGCGCTGGTCCGAGCCGTCGGCCTTCATGATGTAGATCTCGCCGAACCAGCTCGGATCGGTAGCCAGTTGCTTCTGCTCGGTGTCGGACAGTTCGTGGTCGTACGCCGAGCGCGTGGAGGAGAACACGATCCACTGGCCGTCCGGTGAGTAGCCGGCCTCGGCGTCGTAACCGCGGACGTTGGTGAGGCGCGTCAGCGTCTTCGTGCCTTCGCTGTACGCGTAGATGTCCATCTCCGGGTCGTAGTCCCAGGCGTAGCGGCGCTCCTTGCCCGAGGCACGGAAGGCCAGCTCGTCGTCCTGGTACTGCTTCGATTTCGGATCGTGGTGCGTCGAGCCGAACAGGATCTGGTCGCTGCCCGGCCTGAAGAAGGCGCACGTCGTCTTGCCGATGCCGGGCGAGATGCGCGCAGTGTCGCCGGTGGCCAGGTCCATCGTGTAGATCTGGTAGAACGGGTTGCCCGGTTCGCGCTCGCTCTGGAACACGAGGCGCTTCCCGTCGGGCGACCAGTAGCCTTCGCCGGCCCGCCGCCCTTCCACCGTCAGCCGCCTGATGCGGCTCATGAAATCGCGTTCCTGGTAGCCGTCGGGCGCCTGCGCACCTGGAGCGGCGGAGGCCAACAACACGAAAACCAGGAGACGGGTCAGCAGAACTCTGTACACCCGGCCATTCTAGGGCAACGGGAGGGGGGACTACACTTCCCGATCATGCGCATCCTTGTTGTCACGCTTGCCCTGCTGGTCCCGCTCACGCTGTCTGCACAGGACCGCGCGAAGAACGTCGTCCTGTTCCTTGCCGACGCCGGCGGCCTCTCGACGATCGCGTCGGCGAGCCTGCACGCGCACGGCGAGCAGAATCGCCTGTTCCTCCAGCAGCTGCCGTACATCGGCCTGTCCGACACGACCAACGCCTCGTCACTGGTCACCGACTCCTCTGCCGGGATGACGGCCATCGTCACGGGCGTGCGTACGCACAGCGGCGTCGTCGCGCAGGGTGCGGATGCGGTGCGCGGCAAGCAGGATGGCACTCCGCTCAAGACCATCCTCGAATACGCCGAGGAACGCGGCCTGTCGACGGGCGTCATCTCGAACGATTCGTTGACCGGTGCCACGCCGGCATCGACCTACGCGCACGCGAACGACCGCGGCAAGTCTGCGGAGATCTTCCAGCAGGCGTTCGCACCACGCTTCGGCGACGGCGTCGACGTGATGATCGGGTCGGGACGGCCAGGCATCACGAAGGCCCTGTCGGCTGCCGGGCTCGATCTCGACGCACTCGGCCAACGGCACGGTCGGCCCATCCTGTCGTCGCTGGATCAGATCCCGCCAGACGCCAGCCGGACCATCGTGCTGTTCGAGACCAACACGTTCGACGTGATCGCGGCGATCGACGCCGCCCACCGCATCCTGTCGAAGAACCCGAAGGGGTACTTCCTGATGGTCGAGGTCGACACGCACACCAACAACCTGCGTGCGGGCCTGGATCGCATGGTCGTGATGGACAAGGCCGTCGAGCACACGTCGCGGCTCGTCGGCAGCGACACGCTGCTGCTCTTCACCGCCGATCACTCGTTCGACATCCAGGTGCGCGGCGGGCGGGTCGGCAACGAGTTCCTCGCGGGCGCCGATGACGCACAGGCGAAGGCCGCCGAGGAGAAGCGCCGCGACTTCCGCATCGACACGGTGCGCGTGGACAACGCGCACACGGGTGAACCGGTGGTCGTCGCAGCCCGGGGTCCGGGCGCCGCGCGCGTGAAGGGATTCATGAAGAACACCGACCTCTTCCGCGTGATGCTCGACGCCTTCGGCTGGACACCGTAAGGCGCACGCGTCACCCGGCGCCTGCGACATCTTGCCGCATGGTCATGCGAGCGATCGGCCGGTAGGCTGAGACTCACGAGCGCGCCTTCGTGTCGCGTCGCCCGCGAAAGCCGAGGAAGTCGGTGTACGTTCGACGAAAGACCTTCTGGGTCGCGGCCATATGGGCCGTGACCGCCGCCACGACCGCCGCGCAAACCGGGTCCCGGAGCCCCTCCGTTCCGGCACACGCACAGGCTCCGATGTCACCCCCGACGTCGCCGGTCGCCGTCGACGAACACGTGGTCGTCACCGGCACCGCTCCGGTGGCTCCGGTTTCGGTCGCCGTCGATCCTCGACAGCCGCGTCAGCCGATGCCGGCGCATGATGGCGCCGACTATCTCGACACGGTGGCCGGGTTCTCGACAGTCCGCAAGGGCGGTTCGGCCGGCGATCCCGTGTTCCGCGGCATGGCGGGCTCGCGCGTGTCGATTCTCGTGGACGACGCGTTGCTGCTCGGCGGGTGTTCCTCCAGGATGGATACGCCGACGGCGTACGTGTTCCCCGAGACCTTCGATCGCATCACCATCGTCAAGGGACCGCAGACCGTGAAGTACGGGGCGCCCGGCTCTGCGGCGACGGTACGCTTCGAGCGGGAGAGAACGCCCCTGTCTGCGCCGGGCTGGCTTGGTCAGGCCAGCGTGCTCGGAGGGAGCTGGGGCCGGAACGATCAGGTGGCAGACATCCGGGCGGGCACACCACGCTTCTACGTTCGCGCGGCCGGCAGCCGGTCGGCGATGGACGACTACAGCGGCGGCGGCGGAGAACCCGTTCACTCGCACTACCTGCGATGGAACGCCGATGTGGCCGCAGGCTGGACACCCGACGCGCGCACGCTGCTCGAAGTGAGTGCGGCGGGTAGCGATGGACGGGCAGCGTATGCCGACCGGGGCGTCGACGGATCGAAGTTCCTGCGCCAGGGCGTGGGCGTCCGCGGCGAGCGACAGCGGCCCGGCGCAGCCCTCGATCGCATCGAGGCGTCGGCCGCGTACAACTACATCGACCACGTGATGGACAACTACACGCTCCGACCGTTCGTGCCGACGGACATGGCGCCCGGCGGGTCGGCGATGAACCCCGATCGCACGACCTGGGGTGGCCGCGTCAACACGCGGTGGCTGGGCGTGCGTACGACCTGGGAGGTGGGCACGGACCTCCAGGTCAACACGCACTCGAACCGGTCGACGATGCGGCAGGACGTCACACCGTACGACAGTCTCCCGCGCGTCTCCGACGCCCGTTTCACATCAGCGGGAGCCTTCGTGGAAGGCAACCTCCAGGCGCGTCCAACGACAATGGCCGCGTTCGGCGCTCGCGTCGACCGCGCGACCGGTGAAGACCGTCGCGAGCGTCTCACTCTCGGGATGATGGGCCCCATGCTGGA contains these protein-coding regions:
- a CDS encoding M20/M25/M40 family metallo-hydrolase; the protein is MNILRARNAALSLVAAALVAAPLPVTAQAVATASRTRADVEVLASERLAGRQAGSEGARLAADYLVSELKKMGAQPLPGQADFRLPFSFTAGVKDGGSAVRVAAETFDTPADVQALSFSDNGEVSGPVVFAGYGLVIPASQNFGYDSYATLDVKDKIVIVFRYFPEDADEKTRAILARYADLRYKAMQARQRGAKALLVVTGPRSPNAGETIPMSFDTALAGSGIVAASISGNVAKGLFAGAGKGSLEEIQQSFDSANPHTTGFALPDVTLTLKTNVVREKQEGFNVAGYLPATARIALPKPWVVLGAHYDHLGRGSHGNSLAPKDAAGAIHHGADDNASGTAAVLAAGRDLSKAQRARHVLLAFWSAEEIGLIGSNAFVNTPPVPVEQMAAYFNFDMVGRMQDNKLTVQAVGTSPGWRAALERANVAAGFDLVLQDDPYQPTDVASFNAVSVPSLAFFTGTHVDYHKPSDTADKINYEDLDRIVDFAVTLASRVGQQHETLAFAKVEQTQQAGGRSGVRIFTGTIPDYATDAKGLLLGGVVGGGPAEQAGLQKGDLLVQIGEQTIANIYDYTYALDVLKVGVPVKLVYMRGGERHETTLTPAARK
- a CDS encoding PD40 domain-containing protein; protein product: MSRIRRLTVEGRRAGEGYWSPDGKRLVFQSEREPGNPFYQIYTMDLATGDTARISPGIGKTTCAFFRPGSDQILFGSTHHDPKSKQYQDDELAFRASGKERRYAWDYDPEMDIYAYSEGTKTLTRLTNVRGYDAEAGYSPDGQWIVFSSTRSAYDHELSDTEQKQLATDPSWFGEIYIMKADGSDQRRLTTAPGYDGGPFFTPDGKRILWRRFDEQGLVADIWTMNLDGSDKRQITNFNSMSWAPYMHASGEYILFASNKLGFENFEIFIVDAAGTKEPVRVTYTDGFDGLPVPSPDGTQIAFTSSRSGSGAGQIFLARWNHEKALDAIRNAPLRKN
- a CDS encoding alkaline phosphatase; the encoded protein is MRILVVTLALLVPLTLSAQDRAKNVVLFLADAGGLSTIASASLHAHGEQNRLFLQQLPYIGLSDTTNASSLVTDSSAGMTAIVTGVRTHSGVVAQGADAVRGKQDGTPLKTILEYAEERGLSTGVISNDSLTGATPASTYAHANDRGKSAEIFQQAFAPRFGDGVDVMIGSGRPGITKALSAAGLDLDALGQRHGRPILSSLDQIPPDASRTIVLFETNTFDVIAAIDAAHRILSKNPKGYFLMVEVDTHTNNLRAGLDRMVVMDKAVEHTSRLVGSDTLLLFTADHSFDIQVRGGRVGNEFLAGADDAQAKAAEEKRRDFRIDTVRVDNAHTGEPVVVAARGPGAARVKGFMKNTDLFRVMLDAFGWTP
- a CDS encoding TonB-dependent copper receptor, which codes for MSPPTSPVAVDEHVVVTGTAPVAPVSVAVDPRQPRQPMPAHDGADYLDTVAGFSTVRKGGSAGDPVFRGMAGSRVSILVDDALLLGGCSSRMDTPTAYVFPETFDRITIVKGPQTVKYGAPGSAATVRFERERTPLSAPGWLGQASVLGGSWGRNDQVADIRAGTPRFYVRAAGSRSAMDDYSGGGGEPVHSHYLRWNADVAAGWTPDARTLLEVSAAGSDGRAAYADRGVDGSKFLRQGVGVRGERQRPGAALDRIEASAAYNYIDHVMDNYTLRPFVPTDMAPGGSAMNPDRTTWGGRVNTRWLGVRTTWEVGTDLQVNTHSNRSTMRQDVTPYDSLPRVSDARFTSAGAFVEGNLQARPTTMAAFGARVDRATGEDRRERLTLGMMGPMLDNPTAGLRRTDTLPSAFGRIEQRLGTLPITAFVGLGHVQRFPDYWELVTRESMTSLSAFDIEPERTTQVDAGVQLRRGRTSAWISTFVNRVDDFILIQSGVTKATATMSMGQPMGTGTAASSVRTTTVARNIEARTRGLEAGMTHTLGRLTTDASMAAVRGDNRTDGLPLAQTPPLDGRVSLAWTGERLSIGGLVRAMAAQRRVARGQGTIVGQDITATPAFAVVSVNAGWRLTSAVALAAGVDNALDASYAEHISRQGASVPGFALQTRQIREPGRTWWVRLSVRK